In one window of Coleofasciculus chthonoplastes PCC 7420 DNA:
- a CDS encoding glycoside hydrolase family 3 N-terminal domain-containing protein, whose translation MNSLPDIQSLSLAQQVAQMVVVRASGYLFDHQIQYPAWEPPAAKLQHWIQDWGVGGVILLGASAGELALRSRQLQEYAPIPLLIAADIEEGVGQRFAGATWFPPPMAIGAIACESLDKAQNHARKMGVITAQEALAIGINWILAPVVDVNNNPQNPVINVRAFSDTPETVSQLACQFIRGTQDSPVLTTAKHFPGHGDTAIDSHLNLPILSHSRSRLAEIEFPPFQGAMAAGVDAVMTAHLLIPSLDEQFPATLSEKVLTQLLRQELGFEGLIVTDALIMGAIANRYGATEAPVKAVEAGADILLMPVNPETTIQAICEAVTAGRISRDRILASVERIWQAKAKISRGAEVPVSRSDPSQPLSFLNHLAQPTAMQTVTQILRDSQQVGGSLPLRSKPLPNSSQGRNLIIVDDILTCDVLGRNAPAVILPQQFGYQLQWVDRHTPGISREENDRLIPTLLQLFIRGNPFRNTAGLTTVAMNWLQQLLKNQILEALVIYGSPYILEQFRPHLPAQTPYVYSYGQMPEAQAIALKVLFDQIESGYGLTEFI comes from the coding sequence ATGAATTCCTTACCCGATATTCAGTCTCTCTCCTTGGCGCAGCAGGTGGCGCAGATGGTTGTGGTGCGGGCGTCTGGCTACCTGTTTGACCATCAAATTCAGTATCCGGCTTGGGAGCCTCCAGCCGCTAAATTGCAGCATTGGATACAGGATTGGGGCGTGGGCGGTGTGATTTTATTGGGTGCGAGTGCTGGAGAATTGGCACTGCGATCGCGACAATTACAAGAGTATGCCCCAATTCCCTTATTGATTGCTGCTGATATTGAAGAAGGAGTCGGTCAACGATTTGCTGGGGCGACGTGGTTTCCACCACCGATGGCAATTGGGGCGATTGCCTGTGAGAGTCTGGATAAAGCCCAAAACCATGCTCGAAAAATGGGGGTAATTACGGCTCAAGAAGCCTTAGCGATTGGGATTAATTGGATTCTCGCCCCTGTGGTTGATGTGAATAATAACCCGCAAAACCCGGTGATTAATGTGCGGGCGTTTTCTGACACACCGGAAACCGTGAGTCAATTGGCTTGTCAGTTTATCCGGGGAACCCAAGACTCTCCGGTGTTAACCACGGCGAAACATTTCCCTGGTCATGGGGATACGGCGATCGATTCTCATTTAAATTTACCGATATTATCTCATTCGCGATCGCGATTAGCCGAAATCGAGTTTCCCCCGTTTCAAGGGGCGATGGCGGCGGGTGTGGATGCGGTGATGACGGCTCATCTGCTGATCCCTAGCTTGGATGAGCAATTTCCGGCGACGTTATCCGAAAAAGTTTTAACCCAACTGCTGCGCCAAGAGTTGGGGTTTGAAGGGTTAATTGTCACCGATGCTTTAATTATGGGTGCGATCGCGAATCGCTATGGTGCAACGGAAGCCCCGGTAAAAGCGGTGGAAGCGGGGGCGGATATTTTACTGATGCCTGTTAATCCAGAAACCACGATTCAAGCCATCTGTGAGGCGGTAACGGCAGGACGAATTTCCCGCGATCGCATTCTGGCATCTGTTGAACGAATTTGGCAGGCGAAGGCGAAGATTAGCAGGGGTGCAGAAGTACCAGTGAGCCGGAGTGATCCCTCTCAACCGTTATCATTTCTGAATCATCTCGCTCAACCGACGGCAATGCAGACGGTTACTCAGATCCTCCGCGATTCTCAACAAGTAGGCGGTTCCCTTCCCCTGCGCTCAAAACCGCTCCCCAATAGCTCCCAGGGACGTAACCTAATCATTGTGGATGATATTCTCACCTGTGATGTTTTGGGGCGAAATGCTCCAGCCGTTATCCTACCTCAACAGTTTGGCTACCAATTGCAATGGGTGGATCGCCATACGCCAGGGATATCCAGGGAGGAGAATGATCGGCTGATTCCCACGCTGCTACAGCTTTTTATTCGCGGTAATCCATTCCGGAATACGGCTGGATTAACCACCGTGGCGATGAATTGGCTACAGCAATTATTAAAAAATCAAATATTAGAGGCATTGGTGATTTATGGTAGCCCCTACATCCTAGAACAGTTCCGACCCCACCTCCCCGCCCAAACGCCTTATGTTTACTCCTACGGACAGATGCCAGAGGCACAGGCGATCGCACTTAAGGTATTATTTGATCAGATTGAATCTGGTTATGGGTTAACAGAATTTATTTAA
- the rbfA gene encoding 30S ribosome-binding factor RbfA, translated as MATNRRVSRVSSLIQQEVSQMLLHDIKDDRVGAGMVSVTDVDVSGDLQHAKIYVSIYGTEEAKSETMAGLQSATGFVRRELGRRVRLRRTPEVVFIEDRGLERGARMLTLLNQLSQERRRKGLDDQFEAENE; from the coding sequence ATGGCTACAAATCGCCGTGTGTCTAGGGTTTCCTCGCTGATTCAGCAGGAAGTCAGTCAAATGTTATTGCACGATATCAAAGATGACCGTGTTGGTGCTGGAATGGTCAGTGTTACCGATGTCGATGTTTCGGGTGACTTGCAACATGCCAAAATTTATGTCTCAATCTATGGCACCGAAGAGGCAAAATCGGAAACGATGGCAGGTTTACAATCAGCTACGGGTTTTGTCCGCCGCGAATTAGGTCGGCGGGTGCGCTTGCGTCGTACCCCAGAAGTCGTCTTTATTGAAGACCGAGGCTTAGAACGTGGCGCTCGTATGTTGACACTATTGAATCAACTCTCACAAGAACGTCGCCGTAAGGGACTCGATGATCAGTTTGAGGCAGAAAACGAGTGA
- a CDS encoding DUF4327 family protein produces MSPMSLQTVPSTPSAPSTPSIRYSIDVIQEEARQLVEKGVVSRQQPIYVLCQYIPAREWVCVECELELCDFLLRDRIGDLIGSEEWEND; encoded by the coding sequence ATGAGTCCGATGAGCCTTCAAACCGTTCCCTCTACTCCTTCTGCTCCCTCTACTCCCTCGATTCGATATTCCATTGATGTGATTCAAGAAGAAGCACGTCAACTCGTGGAGAAAGGAGTAGTCAGCCGTCAGCAACCCATCTACGTTCTTTGTCAATACATTCCCGCTCGCGAATGGGTTTGTGTCGAATGCGAACTAGAGCTGTGCGATTTCTTGCTGAGAGACCGCATTGGTGATTTAATTGGTTCCGAAGAATGGGAAAATGATTAG
- a CDS encoding cation diffusion facilitator family transporter, with the protein MPADKRAEIRKVLLITLLLNVFVMVLKAGVGILTGSLSLQADALHSVTDSANNVLGLVANRFSSPHPDREHPYGHQKFEAVGALGIAAFLGIACFEILKSTIERIVNGLTPITISVSELWLLLIVLGVNIFVTFYERNVGKRVGSAILIADAQHTMSDVWVTITVLLGLIGIWQGEVWNLPQLQWLDVILAFPVALLVFRCGWEVLTDNLPWLVDEVAIAPEAIQAIVIQVPGVINCHDIASRGVLGRQVFLEMHLIVDAKDVETAHQITEAVEDRLEERFNPVRVLIHVEPPAYESDQITF; encoded by the coding sequence ATGCCAGCAGACAAACGCGCTGAAATTCGCAAGGTATTGCTGATTACCCTGCTGTTGAATGTATTCGTGATGGTATTGAAAGCCGGTGTGGGCATTTTAACCGGATCTTTGAGCTTACAAGCTGATGCGTTGCACAGTGTCACCGATAGTGCCAATAATGTTTTGGGTTTAGTGGCGAATCGATTTTCGTCTCCTCATCCCGATCGCGAACATCCCTATGGTCATCAGAAGTTTGAAGCCGTAGGCGCTTTGGGGATTGCGGCGTTTTTGGGCATCGCCTGTTTTGAAATTCTCAAAAGCACAATCGAGAGGATTGTCAACGGTTTAACGCCAATCACGATTTCTGTGTCAGAGTTGTGGTTACTGCTGATTGTCTTAGGCGTGAATATTTTCGTTACCTTCTATGAAAGAAATGTGGGGAAGCGGGTGGGAAGTGCGATTTTGATAGCGGATGCTCAACATACGATGAGTGATGTGTGGGTAACGATTACGGTTTTGCTAGGATTGATTGGTATTTGGCAAGGAGAAGTATGGAATCTGCCCCAACTTCAGTGGTTGGATGTGATTCTCGCCTTTCCTGTCGCCCTGTTAGTCTTTCGCTGTGGCTGGGAAGTGTTAACGGATAACTTACCCTGGTTAGTTGATGAAGTCGCGATCGCACCCGAAGCGATTCAAGCGATCGTTATCCAAGTTCCTGGAGTCATCAACTGCCACGATATCGCCTCTCGTGGCGTTTTGGGGCGTCAAGTCTTTCTGGAAATGCATCTGATTGTTGATGCCAAAGACGTGGAAACCGCCCACCAAATTACCGAAGCGGTGGAGGATCGATTAGAAGAACGCTTTAATCCAGTGCGCGTGTTGATTCATGTCGAACCTCCAGCTTACGAGTCGGATCAGATAACCTTTTAA
- the hemJ gene encoding protoporphyrinogen oxidase HemJ, with the protein MAYFWYKAFHLIGIVVWFAGLFYLVRLFVYHAEASQETEPAQTILKNQYQIMEKRLYNIITTPGMVVTVAMAIGLLTTEPEVLKSGWMHAKLGFVLVLLAYHFYCGRLMRRLASGDCQWTGQQFRALNEAPTVLLVAIVLLAVFKNSLPTDITAWGIFALVIAMAASIQLYAKKRKRDKEKRLAEASSATSDEMTEQVSA; encoded by the coding sequence ATGGCTTACTTCTGGTATAAGGCATTTCACTTAATTGGCATTGTTGTCTGGTTTGCTGGGTTATTCTACCTGGTGCGTCTGTTTGTCTATCATGCAGAAGCCTCTCAGGAAACAGAACCCGCGCAAACGATTCTGAAAAATCAATATCAAATCATGGAGAAGCGTCTCTACAACATCATTACCACACCGGGAATGGTGGTGACGGTTGCCATGGCAATTGGTTTACTCACGACTGAACCAGAGGTTTTAAAATCCGGTTGGATGCACGCGAAGCTGGGGTTCGTCTTAGTCTTGCTGGCGTATCATTTTTACTGTGGTCGGTTGATGCGACGGTTAGCTTCTGGAGACTGTCAATGGACGGGTCAACAGTTTCGCGCCCTCAATGAAGCGCCGACTGTCCTACTCGTGGCGATTGTTTTACTGGCTGTATTTAAGAATAGTTTACCTACGGATATCACCGCTTGGGGAATCTTTGCTCTGGTGATTGCGATGGCAGCATCAATTCAACTCTATGCGAAAAAACGGAAGCGGGATAAGGAAAAACGTCTGGCAGAAGCCTCCTCAGCAACCAGCGACGAGATGACCGAACAGGTATCTGCTTGA
- a CDS encoding DUF751 family protein gives MKDFLQNISRYPRYLISISLGIFFALFERFKPVLSNPVSAIALVGLVGGTFLFLVFTLRAMLGLNPV, from the coding sequence ATGAAAGACTTTTTGCAAAACATTAGCCGATATCCCCGTTACCTGATTAGTATATCCTTGGGCATCTTCTTTGCCTTATTTGAACGCTTTAAGCCAGTCCTGAGTAATCCAGTGAGTGCGATCGCGCTCGTGGGTCTGGTTGGGGGGACGTTTCTGTTCCTAGTTTTCACCCTGCGTGCCATGCTAGGACTGAATCCAGTTTAG